From the Lathyrus oleraceus cultivar Zhongwan6 chromosome 4, CAAS_Psat_ZW6_1.0, whole genome shotgun sequence genome, one window contains:
- the LOC127074428 gene encoding SUMO-conjugating enzyme SCE1: MSGIARGRLTEERKSWRKNHPHGFVAKPEILPDGSVNLMIWHCTIPGKTGTDWEGGFFPLTLHFSEDYPSKPPKCKFPQGFFHPNVYPSGTVCLSILNEDSGWRPAITVKQILVGIQDLLDQPNPADPAQTEGYHLFIQDTTEYKRRVRLQAKQYPPLI, from the exons ATGTCTGGTATTGCTCGTGGACGTCTTACCGAGGAGCGTAAGTCATGGCGGAAGAATCATCCTCAT GGTTTTGTTGCGAAGCCGGAGATACTGCCTGATGGTTCCGTGAATTTGATGATTTGGCATTGTACTATTCCTGGAAAAACTGGG ACTGATTGGGAGGGTGGCTTCTTCCCACTTACATTACACTTTAGTGAAGACTACCCTAGCAAGCCTCCAAAGTGTAAATTCCCACAAGGTTTCTTCCACCCTAATGTTTACCCATCTGGAACTGTTTGCTTGTCTATACTTAATGAAGACAGT GGGTGGAGACCAGCCATAACAGTGAAGCAAATTCTCGTCGGCATCCAAGATTTGCTTGACCAGCCAAATCCTGCTGATCCTGCCCAGACAGAAGGCTATCATCTATTTATCCAG GATACCACAGAATATAAGAGAAGGGTCCGGCTGCAGGCAAAGCAGTACCCACCACTTATCTAG